A window from Engraulis encrasicolus isolate BLACKSEA-1 chromosome 13, IST_EnEncr_1.0, whole genome shotgun sequence encodes these proteins:
- the LOC134461129 gene encoding E3 ubiquitin-protein ligase TRIM35-like, whose amino-acid sequence MASKSFSEEDFSCPVCCEIFKDPVVLSCSHSICKVCLQQFWNTKGSRECPVCRRKSSMDRPPISLTLRNLCETFLQERSQRASAGSEVLCHLHSEKLKLFCLEDKQPVCLVCRDSNKHRGHTFSPIDEAALDIKEEFKIKLGPLKKKLKTFEEVKLICDQTATHIKTQVQHTEKQIKQEFEKLHQFLRDEEAVRVAALWEEEEQKSQMMKDKIEKMSREISTLSGTIKGIEEGLKADDVTFLQNYQNTVERAQCTLQDPERLSGALINVAKHLGNLKFRVWEKMQEIVQCTPVTLDPNTAHPHLILSEDLTTVRWGDEIQQLPDNPERFDLYHSVMGSEGFNSGTHCWDVEVGENTWWNVGVMTESLQRKGNYTSNSGRWYVVYKDGKYRACASPQPSTLLTVKQKLQRIRVQLDWDRGKLTFSDPDNNAHLHTFTQTFFEIVFPYFNMAPTFFPLRIVPAKASVRVEQHS is encoded by the exons aTGGCATCTAAATCTTTCTCTGAAGAGGATTtctcctgtcctgtgtgctgtgaaaTCTTCAAGGATCCTGTCGTCCTCTCCTGTAGTCACAGCATCTGTAAAGTTTGTCTGCAGCAGTTCTGGAACACCAAAGGATCCAGAGAATGTCCTGTCTGCAGGAGAAAGTCATCAATGGATCGCCCACCAATCAGTTTGACTTTAAGGAACCTGTGTGAGACCTTCTtacaggagaggagtcagagagcttcagcagggtctgaggtgctctgtcatctgcacagtgagaaactcaagctcttctgtctggaggaTAAACAGCCTGTTTGTCTGGTGTGCAGAGACTCCAACAAACACAGAGGACACACTTTCAGTCCCATTGATGAAGCTGCACTTGACATTAAG GAGGAATTCAAGATCAAACTTGGGCCTCTGAAAAAGAAACTGAAGACTTTCGAAGAAGTTAAACTCATCTGTGACCAAACAGCTACACACATAAAG ACTCAGGTCCAGCACACAGAGAAGCAGATTAAacaggagtttgagaagcttcaccagtttctacgagatgaagaaGCAGTCAGGGTAGCTGCActgtgggaggaagaggagcagaagagtcagatgatgaaggataagattgagaagatgagcagagagatctcaACTCTTTCAGGCACAATCAAGGGCATAGAAGAGGGCCtgaaagctgatgatgtcacatttcTCCAG AACTACCAGAACACGGTCGAAAG agcccagtgcacactgcaggatccagagaggctttcaggagctctgatcaatgtggcaaagcacctgggcaacctgaagttcagagtctgggagaagatgcaggagattgTCCAATGCa ctcctgtcactctggatcccaacactgcacacccacatctcatcctgtctgaggatctgaccacTGTGAGATGGGGTGATGAGATACAACAACTTCCTGAcaatccagagagatttgatcTCTATCACAGTGTgatgggctctgagggctttaactcagggacacactgctgggatgtggaggttggggagaaCACATGGTGGAATGTGGGTGTGatgacagagtctctccagaggaagggaAACTATACCTCCAATAGTGGACGGTGGTATGTGGTGTATAAAGATGGTAAATATAGAGCATGTGCCTCACCACagccctccactctcctcacagtgaagcagaaactccagaggatcagagtgcagctggactgggacagaggaaagctgaCATTCTCTGACCCTGACAataacgcacacctacacactttcacacagacTTTCTTTGAGATCGTGTTTCCATACTTCAACATGGCCCCTACATTCTTTCCTCTGAGGATAGTTCCAGCGAAGGCCTCAGTAAGAGTGGAGCAGCACAGTtag